In one Neobacillus sp. WH10 genomic region, the following are encoded:
- the mltG gene encoding endolytic transglycosylase MltG yields the protein MTTDEKGTKKDVIRQKMLEQHHEAKIVRKIVLIISILMLLFIVLIGGGGYFYIQSALKPLDSSSKKQKTVEIPLGSSVTGIAEKLEANGIIKNAKVFKYYVKLKNEGGFMAGDYQLSPSMDVPEIVSRLKTGKVLAKASFKITVPEGQQLKEIAAIMAKATNQKEDDVFNKLNDKEFIKTLMAKYPDILTDEILHSTVKYPLEGYLYPATYPFYKPNPSVEEMVTAMLDKTRNVLSDYTEESNKKKLSIHQLLTMASLVEEEATEKADRKMIASVFYNRMKKGMPLQTDPTVLYAQGKHKDKVLYEDLEVDSPYNTYKNKGLPPGPIANAGKMSVEAALEPAETDFYYFLATADGDVIFTKTLDEHNQEKAKHISNKK from the coding sequence ATGACGACAGACGAAAAGGGCACAAAAAAAGATGTTATTCGGCAAAAAATGCTTGAGCAGCACCATGAAGCAAAAATTGTCCGCAAGATTGTTTTGATCATATCTATCTTAATGCTATTATTCATAGTCTTAATTGGTGGCGGAGGATATTTCTATATACAATCAGCACTTAAACCTCTTGACTCTTCTAGTAAGAAACAGAAAACAGTCGAAATTCCACTAGGGTCATCTGTTACAGGAATTGCTGAAAAATTAGAAGCAAACGGAATAATAAAAAATGCAAAAGTATTTAAGTATTATGTAAAACTGAAAAATGAAGGCGGATTTATGGCTGGGGATTATCAGCTAAGCCCATCGATGGATGTCCCTGAAATTGTCAGCCGTTTAAAAACGGGCAAAGTGCTGGCGAAAGCTAGTTTTAAAATTACGGTTCCAGAAGGACAGCAGCTTAAGGAAATTGCCGCTATAATGGCAAAAGCTACAAACCAAAAGGAAGATGATGTGTTTAATAAATTAAATGACAAAGAATTTATTAAAACACTAATGGCCAAATACCCAGATATTTTAACAGATGAAATTTTGCATTCGACAGTGAAATATCCACTCGAAGGCTACTTATATCCGGCAACCTATCCATTTTATAAGCCAAATCCATCTGTTGAAGAAATGGTCACGGCAATGTTAGATAAAACAAGGAACGTTCTATCTGATTACACAGAAGAAAGTAACAAAAAAAAGCTGTCAATTCATCAATTATTAACAATGGCCTCATTAGTGGAGGAAGAAGCTACAGAAAAAGCCGACCGTAAAATGATCGCAAGTGTTTTCTACAATCGTATGAAAAAGGGAATGCCCTTGCAAACAGATCCAACTGTTTTATATGCCCAAGGGAAACATAAAGACAAGGTTTTATATGAGGATTTAGAAGTGGATTCACCTTATAATACGTATAAAAATAAAGGTCTTCCACCAGGTCCAATAGCAAATGCTGGAAAGATGTCGGTTGAGGCGGCACTGGAGCCAGCGGAAACAGATTTTTATTACTTCCTAGCAACCGCTGACGGAGATGTTATTTTTACAAAAACATTGGATGAACATAATCAGGAAAAAGCTAAGCATATTTCCAATAAAAAATAA
- a CDS encoding PRC-barrel domain-containing protein — protein MRTFSLLKGQPVFETRSGTKVGEISDLCISGTGKVNGLLVKKGVFFKQTFFLDIQKVASFGWDGVMVEDTEQLQKLNETPEYTFNHQHSIDGMLMLSKSGESLGLLKDVYFQEEVGTIVGYEITDGFFSDITEGKQVIQSRKPLAIGKDAIIVDVNEN, from the coding sequence TTGCGGACATTTTCTTTATTAAAAGGGCAGCCCGTATTTGAAACAAGAAGTGGAACAAAAGTCGGTGAGATTAGTGACTTATGTATTTCAGGTACCGGAAAAGTAAATGGCCTGCTTGTAAAAAAAGGCGTGTTCTTCAAACAAACTTTTTTTCTGGACATTCAAAAAGTAGCCTCCTTTGGCTGGGATGGCGTTATGGTTGAGGATACTGAGCAATTGCAAAAACTGAATGAGACTCCTGAATATACGTTTAACCATCAACATTCTATAGACGGAATGCTGATGCTTTCAAAGAGCGGTGAGTCGCTCGGATTGTTGAAAGATGTATATTTTCAAGAAGAAGTGGGCACAATCGTAGGGTATGAAATCACGGATGGCTTCTTTTCGGATATCACGGAAGGTAAACAGGTCATTCAATCCAGGAAGCCCTTAGCGATTGGAAAGGATGCCATTATCGTAGATGTAAATGAAAACTAG
- a CDS encoding O-methyltransferase, which yields MLNERLHFYIEGLISARIPLFTEMESYAKKHNVPIMELAGIETMLQLLRIHHSKQILEVGTAIGYSALRMANTLPKAQIVTIERDKERLHVAKEFIERSENGEQITLIEGDALEVEDLVQGQAPFDAIFIDAAKGQYKKFFEIYEKYLSHDGMIITDNVLFKGLVAEQEIESKRTRNLVKKIDEFNHWLMNHPDYHTVILPVGDGVAISKRRGGRK from the coding sequence TTGTTGAATGAGAGGCTGCATTTTTATATTGAAGGTCTAATTTCAGCACGCATCCCGTTGTTTACTGAAATGGAAAGTTATGCAAAAAAACATAATGTCCCTATTATGGAGCTAGCTGGGATCGAAACCATGCTGCAATTATTGCGAATTCATCACTCGAAACAGATTCTTGAAGTGGGAACAGCGATTGGTTATTCGGCGTTAAGAATGGCAAATACTCTCCCAAAGGCACAAATTGTTACAATTGAACGGGATAAGGAACGGCTTCATGTTGCTAAAGAATTTATCGAGAGATCTGAGAATGGTGAGCAAATTACCTTAATTGAAGGTGATGCCTTGGAGGTTGAAGATCTTGTTCAGGGACAGGCTCCATTCGATGCCATTTTTATTGATGCTGCTAAAGGACAATACAAAAAGTTTTTTGAGATATATGAAAAATATCTTAGTCACGATGGAATGATTATTACGGATAATGTGCTGTTTAAAGGTCTTGTTGCTGAACAAGAGATTGAATCAAAAAGAACTCGTAATCTTGTAAAGAAAATTGATGAATTTAACCATTGGTTAATGAATCATCCGGATTATCACACCGTGATTCTGCCTGTTGGGGATGGGGTCGCAATTAGCAAAAGAAGAGGTGGGAGAAAATGA
- the alaS gene encoding alanine--tRNA ligase, whose translation MKNLTGSQIRSMFLQFFNEEKGHTIEPSASLVPHDDPSLLWINSGVATLKKYFDGRVVPENPRITNAQKSIRTNDIENVGKTARHHTFFEMLGNFSIGEYFKQEAIEWAWEFLTDEKWIGWNPELLSVTVHPEDHEAYEIWHKTIGIPEERIIRLEGNFWDIGEGPSGPNTEIFYDRGPAYGNDPSDPELYPGGENERYLEVWNLVFSQFNHNPDGTYTPLPKKNIDTGMGLERMASVVQNVPTNFDTDLFIPIIRATEEISGGKYGVDKESDVAFKVIADHIRTVAFAVGDGALPSNEGRGYVLRRLLRRAVRYAKQININRPFMFELVPVVGEIMQDFYPEVKEKTDFIQKVIKNEEERFHETLHEGLAILASVIKKEKEKGSDTITGADVFRLYDTYGFPVELTEEYAEEEGMKVDHQGFEVEMDQQRERARAARHDVDSMQVQGGVLRDVTVESKYVGYDVLETNSTVVAIIKNGELVEEALSGEEIQLILDVTPFYAESGGQIADRGLIKGADVTIAVKDVQKAPNGQNLHQVVVKNGMLKTNHQVTAKVDAENRVKIIKNHTATHLLHQALKDILGEHVNQAGSLVEPDRLRFDFSHFGQIKPEELDQIERIVNEKIWQNIEVDISLKPIAEAKAMGAMALFGEKYGEIVRVVRVGDYSLELCGGCHVPNTSVIGLFKIVSEGGIGAGTRRIEAVTGESAYKSLNDQVGLLKDAAEKLKTNPKDIVNRIDSLMVEIKQLQRENESLATKLGNIEAGNLVSKAKDIDGVTVLAAKVQAADMNNLRNMADDLKQKLGSVVIVLGSVHEGKVNLISAVTKDLIEKGYHAGKLIKEVASRCGGGGGGRPDMAQAGGKDPEKLESALQFVDEWVKSI comes from the coding sequence ATGAAAAATTTAACAGGATCACAAATCCGCTCAATGTTTTTACAGTTTTTTAACGAAGAAAAAGGACACACCATTGAACCGAGTGCATCGCTCGTTCCACACGATGACCCATCATTGTTATGGATTAATAGCGGTGTTGCAACCTTAAAGAAGTATTTTGATGGACGTGTTGTACCTGAGAATCCAAGGATTACAAATGCACAAAAATCAATTAGAACAAATGACATTGAAAATGTCGGAAAAACAGCACGTCACCATACGTTCTTTGAAATGCTTGGCAATTTTTCCATCGGTGAATATTTCAAACAAGAAGCCATTGAATGGGCATGGGAGTTTTTAACCGATGAAAAATGGATTGGCTGGAACCCAGAGCTTCTATCTGTAACCGTACACCCAGAGGATCATGAAGCATATGAAATTTGGCATAAGACAATTGGTATACCAGAAGAACGAATCATTCGTCTTGAGGGTAACTTCTGGGACATTGGTGAAGGTCCAAGCGGCCCGAATACCGAAATTTTCTATGACCGAGGGCCTGCCTACGGAAATGACCCAAGCGACCCTGAGTTATATCCAGGCGGTGAAAACGAGCGCTACCTTGAAGTTTGGAACCTTGTGTTTTCACAATTTAACCATAATCCTGATGGCACTTATACACCGCTGCCAAAGAAAAATATTGATACTGGAATGGGACTTGAACGAATGGCATCTGTCGTTCAAAATGTTCCAACTAACTTTGATACTGATTTATTTATCCCAATTATTCGGGCAACAGAGGAAATTTCCGGCGGAAAATATGGTGTTGATAAAGAGAGCGATGTTGCCTTCAAAGTAATCGCTGACCATATTCGTACCGTTGCATTTGCTGTCGGGGACGGGGCATTGCCATCAAACGAGGGCCGCGGCTATGTGTTGCGCAGGTTGCTGCGCCGAGCTGTCCGTTATGCAAAACAAATCAATATTAACCGTCCATTTATGTTTGAACTTGTACCTGTCGTAGGCGAAATCATGCAAGATTTCTATCCGGAAGTAAAAGAAAAGACCGATTTCATTCAAAAGGTCATCAAAAATGAAGAAGAGCGTTTCCATGAAACCCTTCATGAAGGCTTAGCTATTTTAGCTAGTGTCATTAAAAAGGAAAAAGAAAAAGGCAGCGATACCATTACTGGTGCTGATGTGTTCCGTCTATATGATACTTATGGTTTTCCGGTAGAACTAACCGAAGAATATGCGGAAGAAGAGGGTATGAAGGTTGACCATCAAGGCTTCGAGGTAGAAATGGATCAGCAGCGTGAGCGTGCCCGGGCAGCTCGTCATGATGTCGATTCGATGCAGGTTCAAGGCGGTGTGCTTCGCGACGTTACCGTTGAAAGTAAATACGTTGGGTATGATGTGCTAGAGACTAACTCAACTGTTGTGGCAATTATTAAAAATGGCGAACTGGTTGAGGAAGCATTAAGCGGTGAAGAAATACAGCTAATTCTGGATGTAACACCATTTTATGCGGAAAGTGGCGGACAGATAGCTGACCGCGGTTTGATTAAAGGTGCAGACGTAACCATTGCTGTTAAGGATGTTCAAAAAGCACCGAATGGTCAAAACCTTCATCAAGTTGTAGTGAAGAACGGTATGTTAAAAACGAATCATCAGGTAACGGCAAAAGTGGATGCTGAAAATCGTGTAAAAATTATTAAAAACCATACCGCTACCCATTTACTTCATCAGGCATTAAAAGATATACTCGGTGAGCACGTAAATCAAGCAGGTTCCTTAGTAGAGCCCGACCGTCTTCGTTTTGATTTTTCGCACTTTGGTCAAATTAAGCCGGAAGAATTGGATCAGATTGAAAGAATTGTGAATGAAAAGATTTGGCAAAACATCGAAGTAGACATCAGCCTAAAACCAATTGCCGAAGCAAAAGCAATGGGAGCAATGGCGCTGTTTGGTGAAAAATATGGTGAGATTGTCCGCGTAGTTAGAGTGGGGGATTATAGTCTTGAGCTTTGCGGCGGTTGTCATGTTCCAAATACATCTGTCATTGGATTATTTAAAATTGTGTCAGAAGGCGGAATTGGTGCTGGAACAAGAAGAATTGAGGCTGTAACTGGTGAATCTGCATACAAATCGCTAAATGATCAAGTAGGTTTGTTAAAGGATGCTGCTGAAAAACTAAAAACAAATCCAAAAGATATTGTTAACCGTATTGATAGTTTAATGGTTGAAATTAAACAGCTGCAGCGGGAAAACGAATCACTTGCAACAAAGCTTGGAAATATTGAAGCTGGCAACCTCGTATCAAAGGCAAAAGATATCGACGGTGTAACGGTTTTAGCAGCGAAGGTTCAGGCAGCAGATATGAATAACTTGAGAAATATGGCCGATGACCTGAAGCAAAAGCTTGGATCTGTTGTCATCGTCCTCGGTAGTGTCCATGAAGGAAAAGTGAATTTAATTTCCGCTGTGACGAAGGATTTAATTGAAAAAGGCTACCATGCAGGGAAACTGATTAAGGAAGTTGCTTCTCGCTGCGGCGGAGGTGGTGGCGGACGCCCAGATATGGCTCAAGCAGGCGGTAAAGATCCTGAAAAACTGGAGTCTGCACTTCAATTCGTAGATGAATGGGTAAAATCCATTTGA
- a CDS encoding AI-2E family transporter, whose product MDIRMKWYYRIGFLLLLLIAIFVFLKISFVWMPIVRIASIIILPFIIGAFITYLLHPIVEKLHEKGLHRGLSIILIYFIFFGGIGVGLYKGIPAIIDQLKDLSESAPVFAEQYRGWIYQLQSHTRAWPDGLQTRINDGIDTFEKKMDALLTIIVSILMNFLNSALIMLIIPFIAFYMLKDFALIKRALWYITPKKWRKKGSLFLKDVDESLGSYIRGQLLVCVIIGSISALLFWVFHLKYPLLLGLIVGATNVIPYFGPIIGAVPAVIIAATTSVKLVIITLVIVFGLQFLEGNILSPYIVGKSLHMHPLVIMFALTAGGEIGGILGLILAVPVLAVLKVGIIHAKNHFSPH is encoded by the coding sequence GTGGATATTCGTATGAAATGGTATTACCGAATTGGTTTTTTGCTCCTTTTATTAATTGCCATATTTGTTTTTCTAAAAATTAGTTTCGTATGGATGCCGATTGTAAGGATAGCATCTATCATCATTCTCCCCTTTATTATTGGCGCATTTATTACTTATTTACTTCACCCAATCGTCGAAAAACTACATGAAAAAGGGCTTCATCGTGGGCTTTCGATCATTTTAATATATTTTATTTTTTTTGGCGGAATCGGCGTAGGTCTATATAAAGGAATTCCAGCCATTATTGATCAATTAAAGGACCTTTCTGAGAGTGCACCTGTTTTTGCAGAGCAATACCGAGGCTGGATTTATCAACTCCAATCACACACAAGAGCCTGGCCGGATGGACTGCAGACGCGCATTAATGACGGCATTGATACCTTTGAAAAAAAGATGGACGCGTTACTGACCATCATCGTGAGCATCTTAATGAACTTCTTAAATTCAGCGCTCATCATGCTGATTATCCCATTCATTGCTTTTTATATGTTAAAGGATTTTGCCTTGATTAAACGGGCTCTGTGGTATATTACCCCAAAAAAATGGCGTAAGAAGGGCTCTCTTTTTCTAAAGGATGTCGATGAGTCCCTCGGAAGCTATATTAGGGGGCAGCTCCTTGTTTGTGTCATTATTGGCAGTATCTCAGCCCTGTTATTTTGGGTTTTTCATTTAAAATATCCCTTATTATTAGGTTTGATTGTTGGTGCCACAAATGTAATCCCTTATTTCGGCCCAATTATCGGGGCTGTGCCGGCAGTCATAATTGCAGCCACTACTTCTGTAAAATTAGTGATTATTACCTTAGTGATAGTTTTCGGACTACAATTTCTTGAAGGGAATATATTGTCTCCCTATATTGTCGGAAAAAGCCTGCATATGCACCCATTAGTCATTATGTTTGCGTTAACTGCCGGAGGAGAAATTGGCGGGATTTTAGGGTTGATCTTAGCTGTCCCGGTACTTGCTGTGCTAAAAGTTGGGATTATTCATGCAAAAAATCATTTTAGCCCGCATTAA
- the ruvX gene encoding Holliday junction resolvase RuvX, with the protein MRAMGLDVGSKTVGVALSDELGWTAQGLKTLKINEEKQEFGFEEIGQLIKEYQVDTVVIGFPKNMNGTVGPRGEASQQFAAEIAERFDVPTVLWDERMTTMAAERVLLEADISRKKRKKVIDKMAAVIILQGYLDSKN; encoded by the coding sequence ATGCGTGCAATGGGTTTAGACGTAGGCTCAAAAACTGTCGGTGTTGCCCTTAGTGATGAACTAGGGTGGACGGCACAAGGTCTCAAAACCCTCAAAATCAATGAAGAAAAGCAAGAGTTTGGTTTTGAGGAAATTGGTCAATTAATAAAAGAGTATCAAGTCGATACAGTTGTCATTGGTTTTCCTAAAAATATGAACGGGACGGTTGGACCACGCGGGGAAGCAAGTCAGCAATTTGCTGCTGAAATTGCGGAAAGATTTGATGTGCCAACTGTTTTATGGGACGAGCGGATGACAACAATGGCTGCTGAACGTGTTTTACTTGAGGCTGATATCAGCCGTAAAAAGCGGAAGAAGGTCATTGATAAAATGGCAGCAGTGATAATTCTTCAAGGCTATCTTGACAGTAAAAATTAA
- a CDS encoding YrzQ family protein produces MNKMMTTMIAFGAGMAAYNIVQRNNMMSARNVKRMQRKVRRAIF; encoded by the coding sequence ATGAATAAAATGATGACGACAATGATTGCTTTTGGTGCTGGCATGGCAGCATATAATATTGTCCAAAGAAATAATATGATGTCAGCCCGCAATGTGAAAAGAATGCAAAGGAAAGTCAGACGAGCGATCTTTTAA
- a CDS encoding U32 family peptidase, with protein sequence MIDGKRVIVKKPELLAPAGNLEKLKIAVQYGADAVFIGGQEYGLRSNADNFTFKEMKEGVEFAKKFGAKIYVTTNIFAHNENIDGLEEYILGLKETGIAGIIVADPLIIETCQRLAPEIEIHISTQQSLSNWKAAQFWKESGAERVVLAREVSAEEIREMKEKVDVEIETFIHGAMCIAYSGRCTLSNHMTARDSNRGGCCQSCRWDYDLYKLEDSNQEVTLFEDGDDPFAMSPKDLNLIQAIPKMIELGIDSLKIEGRMKSIHYIATVVSVYRKVIDAYCADPENFVIKREWLEELDKCANRETAPAFFEGVPGYKEQMFGNHSKKTKFEFVGLVLDYNEKTQMVTLQQRNHFKPGDEVEFFGPEIQNFTHVVNKIWDDKGNELDAARHPLQIVQFKLDKPVYPNNMMRKEN encoded by the coding sequence ATGATCGATGGGAAACGTGTCATTGTGAAGAAGCCGGAACTCCTTGCTCCAGCAGGCAATCTGGAAAAATTAAAAATTGCAGTTCAATATGGAGCCGATGCTGTGTTTATCGGTGGTCAAGAATACGGACTTCGTTCAAACGCGGATAATTTTACATTTAAAGAAATGAAAGAAGGCGTTGAGTTCGCCAAAAAATTTGGTGCAAAGATTTACGTAACTACAAATATTTTTGCTCATAACGAAAATATTGACGGTTTAGAGGAATATATACTTGGCTTAAAGGAAACAGGAATTGCAGGGATTATTGTCGCCGATCCTCTAATTATTGAAACATGCCAGCGTCTTGCTCCAGAGATTGAAATCCATATTAGTACACAGCAATCACTTTCCAACTGGAAAGCCGCCCAGTTTTGGAAAGAGTCAGGGGCAGAAAGGGTAGTACTAGCACGTGAGGTAAGTGCGGAAGAAATTAGAGAAATGAAGGAAAAGGTCGATGTTGAGATCGAAACCTTTATTCATGGAGCAATGTGCATTGCTTACTCCGGACGTTGTACATTGAGCAACCATATGACTGCAAGGGATTCTAACCGCGGTGGTTGCTGCCAATCGTGCCGCTGGGATTATGATCTTTACAAACTCGAGGACAGTAATCAGGAAGTAACTCTTTTTGAAGATGGGGATGACCCGTTTGCGATGAGCCCAAAGGATCTTAATTTAATTCAAGCAATTCCAAAAATGATTGAGCTAGGAATTGACAGTTTGAAAATTGAAGGCCGAATGAAATCGATTCATTACATTGCAACAGTCGTAAGTGTTTATCGGAAAGTTATTGACGCTTATTGCGCTGATCCAGAGAATTTTGTGATTAAGCGTGAATGGTTAGAGGAACTTGATAAATGCGCTAACCGTGAGACTGCACCTGCATTTTTTGAAGGAGTGCCGGGGTATAAAGAGCAAATGTTTGGTAATCATAGCAAAAAGACAAAGTTTGAGTTTGTCGGTCTTGTGCTGGATTACAACGAAAAAACTCAAATGGTTACATTGCAGCAGCGAAACCATTTTAAACCAGGGGACGAAGTCGAATTCTTCGGACCGGAAATTCAGAACTTTACACATGTGGTTAATAAAATTTGGGATGATAAAGGTAATGAATTGGATGCAGCTAGGCATCCTCTTCAAATTGTACAATTTAAATTGGACAAACCGGTATACCCTAACAACATGATGCGAAAGGAGAACTAG
- a CDS encoding peptidase U32 family protein: protein MKKTELLVTPLTVDDILPLAEAGADAFVVGEQRYGLRLAGEFNREDVQRAIDLAHNKGKKVYVAMNAIFHNEKIDELAGYIQFAAAAKADAIIFGDPAVLMTAKEVAPEMKLHWSTETTGTNWYTCNYWGRKGAKRAVLAREINMDAIVEIKENAEVEIEVQVHGMSCMFQSKRSLLGNYYEYQGKVMEIENRKMEKNMFLHDKERENKYPIFEDENGTHIMSPNDICIIDELQEMLEAGVDSFKIDGILKSPEYILAVTRIYREAIDLFFEDPEAYDDKKDELLAEIEKIQPENRSLDTGFFFKETVY, encoded by the coding sequence ATGAAGAAAACAGAATTACTTGTCACTCCATTAACAGTCGACGATATTTTGCCACTAGCAGAAGCAGGGGCAGATGCCTTTGTTGTCGGTGAGCAGCGATATGGATTACGACTTGCTGGAGAATTCAACCGTGAGGATGTTCAAAGAGCGATTGACCTAGCCCACAACAAGGGGAAAAAAGTTTATGTTGCGATGAATGCCATTTTTCACAATGAAAAAATAGACGAACTTGCTGGCTATATTCAATTTGCAGCAGCTGCAAAGGCAGATGCAATTATTTTTGGTGACCCAGCTGTATTAATGACTGCAAAAGAAGTGGCACCAGAAATGAAGCTTCATTGGAGTACAGAGACAACTGGCACGAATTGGTATACGTGTAATTATTGGGGCAGAAAAGGTGCGAAAAGGGCGGTTCTAGCTCGTGAAATCAACATGGATGCCATTGTCGAAATAAAGGAAAATGCAGAAGTGGAAATTGAAGTACAGGTTCATGGAATGAGCTGTATGTTCCAATCTAAACGCTCTCTCCTTGGTAACTATTATGAGTACCAAGGGAAAGTCATGGAGATTGAAAATCGTAAGATGGAAAAAAATATGTTTTTGCACGATAAAGAACGTGAGAATAAATATCCGATCTTTGAAGATGAGAACGGTACGCATATCATGAGTCCAAATGATATTTGTATCATTGATGAGCTGCAAGAAATGCTAGAAGCCGGTGTTGATTCTTTTAAAATTGATGGAATCTTAAAGAGCCCGGAATATATTCTGGCTGTGACAAGAATTTATCGTGAAGCAATTGATTTATTTTTCGAAGATCCAGAGGCTTATGATGACAAAAAGGACGAGCTGCTTGCGGAAATCGAGAAAATTCAACCAGAGAATCGTTCGTTAGATACAGGATTCTTTTTCAAAGAGACAGTTTATTAA
- a CDS encoding DUF1292 domain-containing protein codes for MTHEHDHEDRYITLIDDNGDEQLFEILFTFDSEEFEKSYVFFYPVGENEDEEEEIDILTYAYIPTEDGGFGELMEIETDEEWDMVEEVFNTFNEEQEEQ; via the coding sequence ATGACACACGAACATGATCATGAGGATCGCTATATTACTCTTATCGATGATAATGGCGATGAACAATTATTTGAAATACTTTTCACATTTGATTCAGAAGAATTTGAAAAGTCCTATGTATTCTTTTATCCAGTTGGTGAAAATGAAGATGAAGAAGAAGAAATTGACATTCTCACATATGCATACATTCCAACAGAAGATGGCGGTTTCGGCGAATTAATGGAAATCGAAACTGATGAAGAATGGGACATGGTGGAAGAGGTTTTTAATACCTTTAACGAGGAACAAGAGGAACAATAA
- a CDS encoding IreB family regulatory phosphoprotein, with protein sequence MSSFDKTMRFNFPEEPFEHDVKDVLFQVYEALQEKGYNPINQIVGYLLSGDPAYIPRHRDARNIIRKLERDEIIEELVKSYLKQQREG encoded by the coding sequence ATGAGTTCATTTGACAAAACGATGCGATTTAATTTTCCTGAAGAGCCATTTGAACATGACGTGAAGGATGTTCTATTTCAAGTCTATGAGGCATTACAGGAAAAAGGGTATAACCCGATAAATCAAATCGTCGGCTACCTGTTATCCGGTGATCCTGCCTATATTCCTCGTCATCGCGATGCCCGTAACATTATTCGTAAGCTCGAACGGGACGAAATTATTGAGGAATTAGTCAAATCCTATCTAAAACAACAACGAGAGGGTTAA